A part of Methanohalobium evestigatum Z-7303 genomic DNA contains:
- the mtbC gene encoding dimethylamine corrinoid protein MtbC, protein MAEREELLKEISDAIISCKKDNVLEAVNKARGDLEASDIIENGLAAGMNEVGMKFERGKLFLPHVMMAAEAMTDAVKTLEEDMPQESRGKPLGVVINGTVEGDVHDIGKSIVSTMLQASGFEVYDIGRDVPAQDFIDKIKEHNADVVGISALMTTTLQGQKDIIELLKEAGMRDDTVVMVGGAPATQAWADKIGADIYAENASIAVNKTKEKLGASK, encoded by the coding sequence ATGGCAGAGAGAGAAGAACTATTAAAAGAAATATCAGATGCTATAATATCCTGCAAGAAGGATAATGTACTGGAAGCAGTAAACAAAGCAAGAGGCGATCTCGAAGCATCAGACATCATCGAAAACGGTCTTGCAGCCGGGATGAACGAAGTCGGTATGAAGTTTGAGAGAGGTAAACTGTTCTTACCGCATGTGATGATGGCTGCTGAAGCCATGACAGACGCAGTCAAAACACTCGAAGAGGACATGCCTCAGGAATCCAGAGGCAAACCACTTGGTGTAGTTATCAATGGTACAGTAGAAGGAGATGTACACGACATCGGCAAATCTATTGTGTCCACAATGCTTCAGGCATCCGGATTTGAAGTCTATGACATCGGAAGGGATGTTCCTGCACAGGACTTTATTGACAAGATAAAAGAACACAACGCTGATGTAGTCGGAATCTCTGCACTCATGACCACAACACTTCAGGGTCAGAAGGACATCATCGAGCTTCTCAAAGAAGCTGGAATGAGAGACGATACCGTTGTCATGGTAGGTGGGGCACCAGCAACCCAGGCATGGGCTGACAAGATAGGTGCCGACATCTACGCAGAAAACGCAAGCATAGCAGTAAACAAGACCAAAGAAAAACTCGGTGCATCCAAATAA